A window of Bacteroidia bacterium contains these coding sequences:
- a CDS encoding type 1 periplasmic binding fold superfamily protein has product MNIKTYSLAKIVLMVSILALLNACKKKDDPKPPENHEELITTVKLKVKNTLFASDSTEVVWRDVDGNGGNPPIIGTLTLKANSFYSASLNLLDESHIGHTHDVTDEINREKEQHQFFYQATGNLSNFTYIDFDANNKPVGLRFSFQTGAAGSGTLKITLRHKPNKSAPGVSSGDITNAGGSTDIEVTFPVTIQP; this is encoded by the coding sequence ATGAATATAAAGACATATAGCCTTGCAAAAATTGTCCTTATGGTTAGTATACTTGCTCTTCTGAATGCATGTAAGAAAAAGGACGATCCCAAACCACCAGAGAATCACGAGGAGCTCATTACTACGGTTAAGTTAAAAGTAAAAAACACTTTGTTTGCTTCTGACAGCACAGAAGTTGTGTGGAGAGATGTCGATGGGAATGGGGGCAATCCGCCTATCATAGGTACATTAACTCTCAAAGCAAACTCATTCTATTCTGCATCCCTAAACTTATTAGATGAAAGCCACATAGGGCATACTCATGATGTTACTGATGAGATTAACAGGGAGAAAGAACAGCATCAATTTTTTTACCAAGCTACAGGTAATTTGAGTAACTTTACTTATATAGATTTTGATGCAAATAACAAACCTGTAGGGTTACGGTTTTCTTTTCAGACAGGTGCAGCAGGTTCAGGTACGCTTAAAATTACTTTGAGACACAAGCCAAACAAGTCTGCCCCTGGAGTTTCTTCGGGCGATATAACTAATGCGGGCGGAAGTACCGACATAGAAGTTACCTTTCCTGTAACAATACAGCCTTAA
- a CDS encoding FdtA/QdtA family cupin domain-containing protein produces the protein MSYQEPTLLDFGGIGDSQIGFISVAEFPRNLPFEIKRVFWTYFTPHEVIRGRHAHKELEQILIAVSGTIWVTTENIYGEKKYFTLDQPRKGLYIPTFHWNELRFSHTAVLLSLNSQPYNSDEYIRDYEEFKRYAHQKK, from the coding sequence ATGTCTTACCAAGAACCTACACTTTTAGATTTTGGTGGAATTGGCGATAGTCAAATAGGTTTTATAAGCGTAGCAGAATTTCCAAGAAACCTCCCTTTTGAGATAAAACGCGTATTTTGGACATATTTCACTCCTCACGAAGTAATTAGAGGTAGGCATGCTCATAAAGAATTAGAGCAGATTTTAATTGCTGTATCAGGCACAATATGGGTTACCACAGAAAATATCTATGGGGAAAAAAAATATTTCACTTTAGACCAACCCAGAAAGGGACTTTATATTCCAACTTTTCACTGGAATGAGCTTCGTTTTTCACACACTGCCGTATTACTTAGCCTAAACTCTCAACCCTACAATTCAGATGAATATATTAGGGACTATGAAGAGTTTAAACGCTATGCGCACCAAAAAAAATAA
- a CDS encoding pyruvate dehydrogenase complex E1 component subunit beta, which produces MREITFREALREALREEMHRDPLVFLMGEEVAEYNGAYKVSEGLLKEFGPERVIDTPISELGFAGIGVGAAMAGLRPVIEFMTFNFSLVAIDQVVNSAAKIMSMSGGQFNIPIVFRGPSGSAGQLAAQHSQCFESWYANCPGLKVVSPSTPADAKGLLKAAIRDNDPVLVMESELMYGNKGPVPDPSEGDFIIPIGKADIKRPGKDVSLITFGKMVHVCLAAAKQLEQMGIDAEVLDLRSLRPLDNEAILATAKKTNRVVIVEESWPLASISSEVGFLIQNQAFDYLDAPIMRVMGADVPLPYAPTLVEAYLPNPARVIEAVKKVMYIK; this is translated from the coding sequence ATGAGAGAAATTACTTTTAGAGAAGCTTTGAGAGAAGCTCTGCGAGAAGAGATGCACCGCGACCCTTTGGTTTTTTTAATGGGGGAAGAGGTAGCAGAGTATAACGGCGCTTACAAGGTTAGCGAAGGCTTGTTAAAAGAATTTGGACCAGAGAGAGTAATAGATACACCGATTTCAGAGTTAGGTTTTGCAGGGATAGGTGTAGGGGCAGCTATGGCAGGACTTCGCCCTGTAATAGAGTTTATGACGTTCAATTTTTCGCTTGTTGCGATTGACCAAGTTGTCAATAGTGCGGCTAAAATAATGTCTATGAGTGGTGGGCAGTTTAATATTCCGATTGTGTTTAGAGGTCCGAGTGGTTCTGCTGGTCAATTAGCAGCCCAGCATTCTCAGTGCTTTGAAAGTTGGTACGCTAACTGCCCAGGGTTGAAAGTAGTTAGTCCTTCTACGCCTGCGGATGCCAAAGGTCTGCTCAAAGCCGCTATCCGAGATAACGATCCTGTTCTTGTCATGGAAAGTGAGCTGATGTACGGGAATAAAGGTCCTGTTCCTGATCCTTCGGAAGGCGATTTTATTATCCCCATAGGCAAAGCAGATATAAAGCGCCCTGGTAAAGATGTTTCCTTGATTACCTTTGGAAAAATGGTTCATGTTTGCTTAGCCGCAGCTAAGCAATTAGAACAAATGGGTATTGATGCAGAGGTACTAGATTTACGCTCTCTTCGCCCATTAGATAACGAAGCTATATTGGCTACGGCTAAAAAAACTAATAGAGTAGTAATTGTTGAGGAAAGTTGGCCCCTTGCATCTATCTCTTCAGAAGTAGGATTTTTAATTCAAAACCAAGCTTTTGACTATCTAGACGCCCCAATTATGCGAGTTATGGGTGCTGATGTACCTTTACCTTACGCCCCTACTTTGGTTGAAGCCTACCTACCTAACCCTGCACGCGTCATAGAAGCAGTCAAAAAGGTGATGTATATAAAGTAA